The Papaver somniferum cultivar HN1 chromosome 3, ASM357369v1, whole genome shotgun sequence genome includes a region encoding these proteins:
- the LOC113356367 gene encoding probable LRR receptor-like serine/threonine-protein kinase At1g53430: protein MELAVPKISALLVLLFLLLNFYGEFGSEAQVIPDDEVQALKNISTKINVTYWKNVNKNSCTRSGVLNVTFTKDILSNVTCNCSYNSSSICHITNIQLKGLDLTGILPQEFGNLPFLQEIDLSRNYLNGTIPKSWSTLPLTIVSLLANSISGSIPKEIGDIITLHELNLQDNQLDGPLPPALSNLKSLRRLLLSGNNFTGTLPQKFGDLKNLRDFRIDGTSISGNIPEFIGNWTQLSRLEMQGTSMEGPIPSAVSLLKNLTILRISDLKGPSTQKFPDLKDLTVMRDLVLRNCLISGSIPQYIGLMMTNLDNMDLSFNRLDGTIPDNLQQLEKLRFVYLTNNSLTGPIPSWIVNTKRNFDISYNNFTGSAQSSCQESNLNKISSFSSRQDKSTPWCLKKDLPCSLKPKYFSLFINCGGPAVNFEGNEYEADLSTMGPSTFFWSNGKWASSTMGNYIGNETAIYSAQSSPNMTAADLYTTARLAPVSLKYYGLCLRPGNYNVTLHFAEIMFPANQPNNIPGKRIFDVSIQGKSFLKDFNIAEEAKGVGKRVTKELNIDVTNGTLEIHLFWRGKGTSSIPFRSVYGPLISAITVKPNFDPGTDTGRMSIGVILGIVAAACVLVLLILAALRKKGYLGGKDLENKELRAGIESQTGYFSLRQIKAATGNFDPANKIGEGGFGPVYKGQLHDGSIIAVKQLSSKSKQGNREFINEIGMISALQHQNLVKLFGCCIEGNQLLLIYEYMENNSLARALFGKEEQRLNLNWPTRHKICLEIAKGLAYLHEESRLKIVHRDIKATNVLLDKDLTAKISDFGLAKLDEDENTHISTRIAGTIGYMAPEYAMRGYLTYKADVYSFGIIALEIVSGKSNTNYRPKEEFVYLLDWAYVLQEQGNLLDLVDPVLGSKYSKKEALKMLNIALLCTNPSPSLRPLMSSVVSMLEGRIPVQAPIVGRNSKADEMRLRAFERRSYDSETQASSASQETHTESRSNDGPLVNSSLLYNQDEEDDEDDEYDGDDDDTREYSSQGKLLPDP, encoded by the exons ATGGAATTAGCAGTTCCAAAAATCTCAGCTCTTCTAGTTCTTCTGTTTCTTTTGTTAAATTTCTATGGAGAATTCGGATCTGAAGCTCAAGTAATTCCTGATGATGAAG TGCAAGCACTAAAGAATATCTCTACAAAGATAAACGTTACATATTGGAAGAATGTCAACAAAAATTCATGCACTCGAAGTGGAGTTCTTAATGTGACCTTTACTAAAGATATCTTAAGTAATGTTACCTGCAATTGTAGTTACAACTCTTCTTCAATTTGCCATATCACAAACAT TCAACTCAAAGGTCTCGACTTAACTGGAATTCTACCTCAAGAATTCGGCAATCTTCCTTTTCTCCAGGAAAT CGATTTAAGTCGTAACTATCTGAATGGAACCATTCCCAAGAGTTGGTCTACCCTTCCTCTCACAATCGT GTCTCTATTGGCAAACAGCATTAGTGGATCAATTCCGAAGGAAATTGGTGACATTATCACACTGCATGAGCT GAACTTACAAGATAATCAGCTTGATGGACCTCTTCCTCCAGCTCTTAGCAATCTGAAAAGTTTGCGAAGATT ACTTTTATCGGGGAACAATTTCACGGGAACCTTACCACAAAAATTTGGTGATTTGAAGAACTTGAGAGATTT TAGGATAGATGGGACTAGTATCTCTGGCAATATACCTGAGTTTATTGGGAATTGGACACAACTCAGCCGGCT AGAAATGCAAGGCACATCCATGGAGGGACCCATTCCTTCTGCCGTATCCCTTTTGAAGAACTTAACTATACT GAGAATCTCTGATTTGAAGGGACCCAGTACGCAAAAATTCCCAGATTTGAAGGATTTGACAGTCATGAGAGATTT GGTCTTGAGAAATTGCTTGATTAGTGGTTCTATCCCACAATATATTGGACTGATGATGACAAATCTCGACAACAT GGATTTGAGCTTTAACAGATTGGATGGCACTATCCCTGACAATCTTCAACAGCTTGAAAAACTGCGGTTCGT GTATCTCACCAATAACTCACTGACTGGACCCATACCGTCGTGGATAGTTAACACAAAGAGGAACTT TGATATATCTTACAACAATTTCACAGGATCTGCTCAATCCAGCTGTCAGGAATCGAACTT GAATAAAATATCTAGTTTTTCATCACGGCAAGACAAGTC AACTCCTTGGTGCTTGAAGAAGGATCTACCCTGTTCCTTAAAACCCAAAT ATTTTTCATTGTTCATCAATTGTGGTGGACCAGCTGTGAATTTTGAAGGCAACGAATATGAAGCAGACTTATCAACAATGGGTCCATCAACATTTTTCTGGTCTAATGGTAAATGGGCTTCTAGCACTATGGGGAACTACATAGGAAATGAGACGGCAATATATTCTGCTCAATCTAGCCCAAACATGACAGCAGCAGACTTGTATACGACAGCTCGCCTTGCCCCTGTCTCTCTGAAGTACTACGGCTTGTGTTTGCGCCCAGGAAATTATAATGTGACACTTCACTTTGCTGAAATAATGTTCCCTGCTAACCAACCAAATAACATTCCTGGGAAACGCATTTTTGATGTATCAATCCAA GGAAAAAGTTTCTTGAAGGACTTTAATATTGCAGAGGAGGCTAAAGGGGTCGGTAAGAGAGTAACTAAAGAACTTAACATTGATGTTACTAATGGCACTCTTGAGATTCACTTATTCTGGAGAGGGAAAGGAACTTCTTCCATTCCATTCAGAAGTGTTTATGGACCTTTAATTTCAGCAATAACAGTCAAACCAA ACTTCGATCCCGGAACGGACACAGGTCGCATGTCTATTGGAGTTATTCTTGGCATTGTAGCTGCTGCGTGTGTACTAGTGTTACTAATATTGGCAGCTCTCCGGAAGAAAGGTTACCTAGGAGGAAAGGACCTTGAGAACAAAG AACTCAGAGCAGGAATAGAATCACAAACGGGTTACTTCAGTTTAAGACAGATTAAAGCAGCAACTGGCAACTTTGACCCAGCTAACAAAATAGGTGAAGGTGGATTTGGCCCGGTTTATAAG GGTCAATTGCATGATGGTTCAATAATTGCTGTGAAGCAGCTTTCTTCTAAATCCAAGCAAGGCAATCGCGAGTTTATCAATGAGATTGGCATGATTTCTGCTTTACAACACCAGAACCTTGTGAAGCTTTTTGGATGTTGTATTGAAGGAAACCAGCTATTGCTAATTTATGAGTACATGGAAAATAATAGCCTTGCACGTGCACTATTTG GTAAAGAAGAACAGCGACTGAATTTGAACTGGCCAACAAGGCATAAGATTTGCCTGGAGATAGCAAAAGGTTTAGCTTATCTTCATGAAGAATCAAGACTGAAGATAGTTCACAGGGACATAAAGGCAACAAACGTGCTGCTTGATAAAGATCTCACTGCTAAAATATCTGACTTTGGTTTGGCTAAACTTGACGAGGACGAGAACACTCATATCAGTACACGAATAGCAGGAACTAT AGGTTATATGGCTCCAGAATATGCAATGAGGGGTTACTTGACGTACAAAGCAGATGTATACAGCTTTGGAATCATTGCTTTAGAAATCGTCAGTGGGAAGAGCAACACAAATTACAGGCCAAAGGAGGAGTTCGTCTATCTTCTTGACTGG GCTTATGTACTACAAGAGCAGGGAAATCTACTCGACCTTGTAGACCCGGTTCTGGGATCAAAGTACTCGAAAAAAGAGGCTCTGAAAATGTTGAACATAGCTTTGTTATGCACCAACCCATCCCCAAGTCTTCGGCCTCTTATGTCTTCCGTTGTAAGCATGCTGGAAGGCCGTATTCCAGTCCAAGCACCAATAGTGGGGCGAAACTCAAAGGCTGACGAAATGAGACTAAGGGCATTTGAGAGGCGCTCATATGATAGCGAGACACAAGCTTCAAGTGC